A portion of the bacterium genome contains these proteins:
- a CDS encoding heavy metal translocating P-type ATPase: MSGVPAYVEAALPRAPATKDHRRLNLALDRAPQGPGVVDLILDLEGGRLRVGYDPQALSREDAHRLAAHLAARLLDVNTIARSEMRVEHLLPCSTCPLTLECALRRLPGVLGVTVRYASGQVTVDYDPQTATEAQIRRRLSDLGVPVRPTGGDQAASWWARHELALLAGGAFLALIVGAVLEHLLKAGPWAIAAYVAAYLAGGWRATRTASAAIRGGALDINVLMLGSAAGAATIGYWEEGAILLCLFSLSTTLEAYAMERTRRAIRALMALRPDDAVLLRDGREVHVPVDALEVGDVIAVKPGARIPIDGTILAGTTSIDQSALTGESIPVGRVVGDPVFAGTINITGALEVRVATLPQETTLAKIIALVEEAQGQKATTQQRIDQLQQGYAIAVLAASAALATLPTLIFHRPFVAMFYRAMTLLVVASPCALVVGTPATVLAAITNGARRGILFKGGVHLERMGRVKVVAFDKTGTLTLGRPRVTDVIPAHGITSEELLRLAAALEQRSEHPLGSAIVEAARATRAPLPEPKAFEAVTGKGIRGAVGGQSIVIGTAGLLAEHGIVLPEPLVDAAERLPAGGKTTVFVASSRALGAIGIADPLRPEAPEACAALRSLGIRRLVVLTGDHAAVGNAVGAQVGADDVRAETLPHEKAETIHALRREFGEVAMVGDGINDAPALAAATVGIAMGAAGTDVALETADIVLMSSDLKQVAYAVALSRRTRQVIRQNLIFALGVIVTLVTATLLGHLRLPLAVVGHEGSTVLVVLNGLRLLAAVPTISQGSSASDLRAPVSGLPRVQGE, from the coding sequence ATGTCCGGCGTTCCGGCCTACGTCGAGGCGGCGCTGCCTCGCGCCCCTGCGACGAAGGACCACCGCCGCCTGAATCTTGCCCTGGACCGGGCGCCCCAGGGCCCCGGCGTGGTGGATCTCATCCTCGACCTTGAGGGGGGCCGGCTGCGGGTCGGCTACGATCCCCAGGCGCTGTCGCGGGAAGACGCGCACCGGCTCGCGGCGCACCTGGCTGCGCGGCTTCTCGATGTTAACACGATCGCCCGCTCCGAGATGCGCGTGGAACACCTCCTACCCTGCTCGACCTGCCCGCTGACGCTAGAGTGCGCCCTCCGGCGCCTCCCGGGCGTGCTGGGCGTCACCGTCCGGTACGCGTCCGGTCAGGTCACCGTCGATTATGACCCGCAGACGGCCACTGAGGCCCAGATCCGGCGGCGTCTCAGCGATCTCGGGGTGCCCGTCCGCCCGACCGGCGGGGATCAAGCCGCCTCGTGGTGGGCGAGACACGAGCTCGCCCTGCTCGCTGGAGGCGCATTCCTCGCCCTCATCGTAGGAGCGGTCCTTGAACATCTACTGAAGGCAGGTCCGTGGGCCATCGCAGCCTACGTCGCAGCCTACCTCGCCGGAGGCTGGCGCGCGACCCGCACCGCGAGCGCGGCGATTCGGGGTGGCGCTCTGGACATCAACGTCCTGATGCTCGGTTCTGCCGCGGGAGCCGCGACGATCGGCTATTGGGAGGAAGGTGCGATCCTCTTGTGCCTGTTCTCGTTGAGCACCACGCTCGAGGCGTACGCGATGGAGCGCACCAGGCGGGCGATCCGGGCGCTTATGGCGCTGCGTCCGGACGACGCCGTTCTGCTGCGGGACGGCCGAGAGGTCCACGTTCCGGTGGACGCCCTCGAGGTCGGTGACGTGATCGCGGTGAAGCCCGGGGCTCGGATTCCCATCGATGGGACCATCCTTGCGGGAACGACGTCGATCGATCAATCCGCCCTCACGGGGGAGTCGATCCCTGTGGGACGGGTGGTGGGCGATCCGGTGTTCGCAGGGACCATTAACATCACAGGCGCGCTCGAGGTCCGGGTCGCCACGCTCCCCCAAGAGACGACGCTGGCGAAGATCATCGCCCTCGTCGAGGAGGCGCAGGGACAAAAGGCGACGACCCAGCAGCGGATCGACCAGCTGCAGCAGGGTTACGCCATCGCGGTGCTGGCGGCATCGGCGGCGCTGGCCACCCTTCCCACCCTGATCTTTCACCGCCCGTTCGTGGCGATGTTCTATCGGGCCATGACCCTGCTCGTCGTGGCCTCACCGTGCGCGCTGGTCGTTGGCACGCCTGCGACGGTCCTGGCTGCGATCACCAATGGCGCCCGGCGGGGGATCCTGTTCAAGGGCGGGGTGCACCTCGAGCGGATGGGGCGCGTCAAGGTCGTTGCGTTCGACAAGACCGGAACACTCACCCTAGGGCGCCCCCGCGTCACGGACGTCATCCCGGCCCATGGGATCACATCCGAGGAGCTCCTCCGGCTGGCTGCCGCCCTCGAGCAGAGGTCGGAGCATCCGTTGGGCTCTGCGATCGTCGAAGCCGCTCGGGCGACACGTGCGCCGCTCCCGGAGCCCAAGGCGTTCGAGGCTGTCACGGGCAAAGGCATTCGGGGCGCGGTGGGCGGCCAGTCGATCGTGATCGGGACCGCAGGCCTCCTCGCAGAGCACGGCATCGTGCTCCCGGAGCCGCTGGTGGATGCTGCCGAACGTCTCCCCGCAGGCGGAAAGACGACGGTGTTCGTCGCGTCATCTCGCGCGCTCGGCGCGATCGGCATCGCGGACCCTCTTCGGCCGGAGGCTCCCGAGGCGTGCGCGGCCCTGCGCAGCCTGGGGATCCGCCGTTTGGTCGTGCTGACCGGCGATCATGCAGCGGTGGGCAACGCCGTCGGAGCACAGGTCGGGGCAGACGATGTCCGCGCCGAGACGCTGCCGCACGAGAAGGCCGAGACAATCCACGCGTTGCGGCGGGAGTTCGGCGAGGTCGCCATGGTGGGCGACGGGATCAACGACGCCCCGGCGCTCGCCGCCGCGACGGTGGGAATCGCCATGGGCGCCGCGGGAACGGATGTGGCGCTCGAGACGGCAGACATCGTCCTGATGTCGAGTGACCTGAAGCAGGTGGCCTATGCCGTCGCCCTCAGCCGGAGGACCAGGCAGGTGATCCGCCAGAACCTGATCTTCGCGCTTGGCGTGATCGTTACGCTCGTCACCGCGACCCTCCTCGGACATCTTCGGCTTCCGCTTGCCGTTGTCGGGCACGAAGGGAGCACCGTGCTCGTGGTCCTCAACGGACTCCGCCTCCTGGCGGCAGTCCCAACCATATCCCAGGGATCATCCGCGAGCGACCTCCGGGCCCCCGTGTCAGGGCTTCCGAGGGTCCAAGGAGAATGA
- a CDS encoding VLRF1 family aeRF1-type release factor, giving the protein MTDFEGLSGLLNSDRRDVLSVALDLDPTKPEHQSPHPAYRTWLREAFQRVLETVPKPARAEIRKAARRALARVQNGPAGGRGLMLLAGRDLWREFVLPDSLPNRVHYGRPDLLPLLWAARMYKPWATVLVDRTHAKIAVAFLEKTIVVHEKSLTLDTGHWRFKAGRPRTATKASGVAASRGVERDSFTARVDDHVYRFWQSIARAAARTLADLSIDRVIIAGPERATNAVRESLPEKARAMVVGIVTLPPHPTIANVREHTLPVILAHAHRRESRLLADVMDRAAAAAGGVLGRSATLETLLRGEVMTLVAERDLDGSVWECTSCAYVAVADVNVCPSCGAQMRETSLRQVVPFLAHHHGAALEVVGPAGRPSLPEGLGGLLRYTPRLESAKASPSALADRPV; this is encoded by the coding sequence ATGACCGACTTCGAGGGGCTCTCTGGGCTGCTGAACAGCGACCGTCGGGACGTGCTGTCCGTCGCTCTGGACCTCGATCCGACCAAGCCGGAGCATCAGAGTCCCCATCCCGCGTACCGGACCTGGCTGCGCGAGGCGTTTCAGCGGGTGCTAGAGACGGTGCCCAAGCCGGCCAGAGCTGAAATCCGCAAGGCGGCACGCCGCGCGCTGGCACGCGTGCAGAACGGTCCGGCAGGGGGGCGCGGCTTGATGCTGCTGGCGGGGCGAGACCTGTGGCGTGAGTTTGTCCTCCCCGACTCGCTTCCGAACCGCGTCCACTATGGCCGGCCTGATCTTCTCCCACTACTCTGGGCGGCCCGCATGTACAAGCCGTGGGCTACCGTGCTTGTGGATCGCACGCACGCGAAGATCGCCGTCGCGTTCCTTGAGAAGACGATCGTCGTCCATGAAAAGTCCCTGACCCTGGACACGGGCCACTGGCGCTTCAAGGCCGGACGGCCACGGACCGCGACGAAGGCGTCCGGCGTCGCCGCCTCCCGGGGCGTGGAACGCGACTCGTTCACGGCGCGTGTTGACGACCACGTGTACAGGTTCTGGCAGAGCATCGCGCGGGCCGCTGCGAGGACGCTGGCCGACCTCTCCATCGATCGGGTGATTATTGCCGGCCCGGAACGAGCGACAAACGCCGTGCGCGAGAGCCTGCCGGAGAAGGCACGGGCGATGGTTGTCGGCATCGTCACGCTCCCGCCTCATCCCACCATCGCCAATGTCCGTGAGCATACGCTTCCCGTGATCCTGGCCCACGCGCACCGGCGGGAGTCGCGCCTCCTGGCCGATGTGATGGATCGGGCAGCCGCGGCCGCTGGCGGCGTTCTGGGACGGAGCGCCACGCTGGAGACATTATTGCGCGGCGAGGTGATGACGCTCGTCGCCGAGCGCGACCTGGACGGATCTGTCTGGGAGTGCACGTCTTGCGCGTACGTGGCGGTCGCCGACGTGAACGTCTGCCCAAGCTGCGGTGCGCAGATGAGGGAGACCTCCCTCCGGCAGGTCGTGCCCTTCCTGGCGCACCACCACGGGGCCGCGCTCGAGGTGGTCGGCCCCGCCGGACGCCCATCGTTGCCGGAGGGACTCGGAGGACTGCTCCGGTACACGCCTCGCTTGGAATCTGCGAAGGCCTCTCCGAGCGCGCTCGCGGACCGTCCCGTATGA
- a CDS encoding CBS domain-containing protein: MEAREIMSKDVVAVAPEMLVTEAADLLLRYRIHRAPVVDEADQMVGMVSFMDLAARRGKTVRDVMAPDPVWASEDTPVDEVAAMMLDQMVRRVPIVRGGRVVGVVSASDIIQVFLNLHEVPISRKDLEVSRGKAGRR; the protein is encoded by the coding sequence ATGGAAGCCAGGGAGATCATGAGCAAAGATGTCGTGGCGGTTGCGCCTGAAATGCTGGTGACCGAAGCGGCGGACCTGCTGCTGCGCTACCGCATCCACCGGGCCCCGGTTGTCGACGAAGCCGATCAGATGGTCGGCATGGTGAGTTTCATGGACCTCGCCGCGCGGCGCGGCAAGACGGTGCGAGACGTGATGGCCCCGGATCCCGTGTGGGCCTCCGAGGATACGCCCGTGGATGAGGTCGCCGCCATGATGCTCGATCAAATGGTCCGCCGGGTGCCGATCGTGCGTGGCGGCCGTGTGGTGGGGGTTGTCAGCGCAAGCGATATCATCCAGGTATTCCTGAACCTGCATGAGGTCCCCATCTCTAGGAAGGACCTGGAGGTCTCCCGGGGCAAGGCCGGCCGGAGGTGA
- a CDS encoding CBS domain-containing protein — translation MMRARELMSTPVVRVAPEATLKEVAERMVAHRVSGVPVVDHFGELVGIISESDLVSKLEYEETGQGLVGFLDHLAHAVGADRKLHARTAAELMTSGVVTAAPDASVRELIHLMTSHGVNRVPIVEGGRVIGIVTRADILRTLVRSDTAIAEDVRWRLIHDLWIDPTGLVISTRDGIVTIAGEVPTRSEAELVKHWTAATEGVVDVDARGLRYRTDDRRVKLPAGRGWPDRS, via the coding sequence ATGATGCGCGCGCGCGAGCTAATGAGCACCCCAGTTGTCCGTGTGGCCCCGGAGGCCACCCTGAAGGAGGTGGCCGAGCGCATGGTCGCCCACCGGGTGAGCGGCGTACCGGTCGTCGACCATTTCGGCGAACTCGTAGGCATTATCTCGGAGTCGGATCTTGTCTCGAAACTCGAATACGAGGAGACCGGGCAGGGCTTGGTGGGATTCCTCGACCATCTCGCTCACGCAGTGGGAGCGGACCGCAAACTCCACGCCAGGACCGCAGCAGAGCTGATGACATCCGGGGTCGTCACCGCTGCGCCGGACGCGTCCGTGCGCGAGCTGATCCACCTGATGACGAGCCACGGCGTCAACCGAGTCCCGATCGTCGAGGGCGGCCGGGTGATCGGCATCGTCACGCGGGCCGACATCCTCCGGACTCTGGTCCGATCCGACACGGCGATCGCGGAGGACGTGCGGTGGCGCTTGATCCACGATCTGTGGATCGACCCGACGGGGCTCGTGATCAGCACTCGAGACGGGATCGTGACGATCGCCGGCGAGGTGCCGACGCGCTCCGAGGCGGAGCTGGTCAAACACTGGACAGCGGCCACGGAAGGCGTGGTCGATGTCGACGCGCGGGGTCTCCGCTACCGGACCGACGACCGGCGCGTGAAGTTGCCCGCAGGGCGCGGGTGGCCAGATCGATCATGA
- a CDS encoding universal stress protein, which yields MPPGALLVPTDMSDASLPAAAYAADLARRAGGRLVLLHVVFPKEIEEGVADGQYVDQQLKEVQGRLHWWFTTFVPPAARQGVSVETVVRVGHPEHEILTTARAIQGGTIVMATHGRTGLPRAVLGSVAEAVLRHAPCPVLTIPPTALQNSKHAGGVPAEREAV from the coding sequence ATGCCTCCCGGCGCGCTGCTCGTGCCGACGGACATGTCTGATGCCTCGCTTCCCGCCGCAGCCTATGCCGCCGACCTTGCCCGTCGAGCCGGCGGGAGGCTTGTACTTCTCCATGTGGTCTTCCCCAAGGAGATCGAAGAAGGGGTCGCCGATGGCCAGTACGTGGACCAGCAACTCAAGGAGGTCCAGGGGAGGCTGCACTGGTGGTTTACGACGTTCGTCCCCCCGGCGGCCCGGCAGGGCGTGAGCGTGGAAACGGTTGTGAGAGTCGGTCACCCGGAACACGAGATCCTTACCACGGCTCGGGCGATTCAGGGCGGGACGATCGTGATGGCTACCCACGGCCGCACAGGGCTGCCGCGGGCCGTCCTCGGGAGCGTCGCCGAGGCCGTGCTGCGGCATGCGCCGTGCCCTGTTCTTACGATTCCCCCCACGGCGTTACAGAATTCCAAACATGCCGGCGGAGTGCCGGCGGAGAGGGAGGCCGTATGA
- a CDS encoding response regulator transcription factor: MARSEWNARVNGMPSNKTGKIRVLLADDHAIVREGVKRILTAEPDLEVVGEAEDGLQAVEQAKKLKPDVAVLDISMPGINGIEATKQIKAALPDTHTLALTMHSDDSYVFQLLKAGASGYVLKRAAATDLVQAIRAARRGEAFLYPSVAKAVVADYLKRVEAGEGRETYDGLTEREKEILTLVAEGATNQDIAQKLYISVKTVQTHRAHIMEKLNLHDRTMLVRYAIRKGLIEP; encoded by the coding sequence ATGGCCAGATCCGAATGGAACGCGAGGGTGAACGGCATGCCATCGAACAAGACCGGAAAGATTCGGGTACTCCTCGCGGACGATCACGCGATCGTCCGCGAAGGCGTCAAAAGAATCTTGACGGCCGAGCCGGACCTCGAGGTCGTGGGAGAGGCGGAGGATGGCCTTCAGGCCGTCGAGCAGGCGAAGAAGTTGAAGCCAGATGTCGCGGTGCTCGACATCAGCATGCCGGGGATCAACGGCATCGAGGCCACGAAGCAGATCAAAGCCGCCCTCCCCGACACCCACACGCTCGCGCTGACGATGCATTCGGACGACTCATACGTGTTCCAGTTGCTCAAGGCCGGTGCCTCCGGGTACGTCCTGAAGCGAGCGGCGGCGACGGATCTCGTCCAGGCGATCCGGGCCGCCCGGCGCGGGGAAGCGTTCCTGTATCCCTCCGTGGCGAAAGCCGTCGTGGCGGATTACCTCAAGCGCGTGGAGGCCGGCGAAGGACGCGAGACCTACGACGGCCTCACCGAACGGGAAAAGGAGATCCTCACCCTCGTCGCCGAGGGCGCGACCAACCAGGACATCGCCCAGAAACTGTACATCAGCGTGAAAACGGTCCAGACGCACCGGGCCCACATCATGGAGAAGCTAAACCTGCACGACCGCACCATGCTCGTCAGGTACGCGATTCGAAAGGGCCTCATCGAACCGTAA
- a CDS encoding CBS domain-containing protein, with amino-acid sequence MKRAIAKEIMSSPVITVSPDTPFRNIVAIMLEHGISGLPVVDEDGRLLGIVTEADLLLKEEEPHAQPALIPWHGSSLRLERILDRHRKAEGTTAGVLMTENVVAATEDATAHHLAHLMLAQDVNRIPIVRDGRVVGIVTRADILKVFTRGDQALLEAVREVLARDLWIDPKDLSITCLNGVVTVSGEVDRRTDRDLFIRWVKSIDGVVGVNADQLDFRIDDLALGKVIR; translated from the coding sequence ATGAAACGGGCGATCGCAAAGGAAATCATGAGCAGTCCGGTGATCACCGTGAGCCCTGATACCCCGTTTCGAAATATTGTGGCGATCATGCTGGAGCACGGGATCAGCGGCCTGCCGGTCGTGGACGAGGACGGCCGCCTCCTCGGAATCGTGACCGAGGCCGACCTCCTCCTCAAGGAAGAAGAACCCCACGCCCAGCCCGCGCTGATCCCCTGGCACGGGTCGTCGCTGCGGCTGGAGCGGATCCTTGACCGCCACCGAAAGGCCGAGGGGACGACGGCGGGAGTGCTAATGACCGAGAACGTCGTCGCGGCGACCGAGGACGCCACCGCGCACCACCTCGCGCACCTGATGCTCGCCCAGGATGTGAACAGGATCCCGATCGTGCGGGATGGCCGCGTCGTAGGAATCGTCACGCGGGCGGATATTCTGAAGGTGTTCACCCGTGGCGACCAGGCGCTCCTCGAGGCCGTGCGCGAGGTGCTGGCCCGCGACCTGTGGATCGATCCCAAGGATCTGTCCATCACCTGCCTGAACGGCGTCGTCACCGTATCGGGAGAGGTGGATCGCCGCACCGATCGTGATCTCTTCATCCGCTGGGTCAAGTCGATCGACGGCGTGGTCGGCGTGAACGCCGACCAGCTCGACTTCCGTATCGACGATCTGGCCCTGGGGAAGGTGATCAGGTGA
- a CDS encoding universal stress protein yields the protein MKRTLRSAAIKTILAPTDLSLGSLSGVIKAAELAHGFQANLILMTAVPKPRATAEQHGRYLDQTAGTVRMQLASWFARQVPAAMRQGLSVRFLAVIGTPVDMILQVTNTEGVDLIVMAIRGRSGLRRLLYGSVAEGVARVSPSPVLTIRTDGTPARTVAVA from the coding sequence GTGAAGAGGACGTTACGCTCGGCGGCCATCAAGACGATTCTGGCGCCCACGGATCTCTCCCTCGGGTCGCTGTCCGGCGTCATCAAGGCGGCGGAGCTGGCTCACGGCTTTCAAGCGAATCTGATCCTGATGACGGCGGTCCCGAAGCCGCGGGCGACTGCTGAGCAACACGGTCGGTATCTCGACCAGACGGCGGGAACCGTTCGGATGCAGCTTGCGTCCTGGTTCGCCCGACAGGTGCCGGCCGCGATGCGGCAGGGTCTATCCGTGAGGTTCCTCGCCGTCATCGGAACCCCCGTCGACATGATTCTGCAGGTGACCAACACCGAAGGGGTCGACCTCATCGTGATGGCGATCCGCGGCCGATCCGGCCTGCGACGGCTACTCTATGGGAGCGTCGCGGAAGGGGTTGCCCGGGTCTCCCCGAGCCCCGTCCTGACGATCCGAACCGATGGCACCCCAGCACGGACGGTAGCGGTCGCCTAG
- a CDS encoding RNA polymerase sigma factor RpoD/SigA codes for MARSIMTPMDHYEALTALGQYLAEVRSIPLLSKEEEDRLAVRAVAGDRDARSSIVEHHLPLVVGIARRYAGWGVLLEDLVQEGNLGLLRAAERFDSGHGVRFATYATWWIRHYISRAVFRLAHAIRIPRSIRLDLRRLGVVSTTLERQMRRRPKDTELAAALGRPAARIRFLRSIPDEPLSLEHPGDGGSSLAALLSMSPDSTSEDVAEVDEVVEGLPPRLQEIVRLRFGLQDGRPLTLREVGGRLHISRERVRQLERQALKRIREHRVA; via the coding sequence GTGGCCAGATCGATCATGACGCCGATGGACCATTATGAGGCGCTGACGGCGCTCGGTCAGTATCTGGCCGAGGTCAGGAGCATCCCGTTGCTTTCGAAGGAAGAGGAGGATCGGCTGGCGGTCCGGGCGGTTGCCGGCGATCGGGACGCCCGCAGCTCGATCGTGGAACATCACTTGCCGCTCGTCGTGGGCATTGCGCGCCGGTACGCTGGGTGGGGGGTGCTCTTAGAGGACCTAGTCCAGGAGGGCAACCTCGGGCTCCTCCGCGCGGCCGAGCGGTTTGACTCGGGCCACGGGGTCCGCTTTGCGACGTACGCGACCTGGTGGATTCGCCACTATATCTCCCGGGCCGTGTTCAGGCTCGCCCACGCCATTCGTATTCCGAGGTCCATCCGGTTGGACCTGCGTCGGCTGGGCGTGGTGTCAACCACGCTCGAGCGTCAGATGAGGCGCCGACCCAAAGACACGGAACTGGCTGCCGCGCTAGGGCGACCGGCGGCGCGGATCCGGTTTTTGCGGTCCATCCCTGACGAACCGCTCTCCCTGGAGCATCCGGGAGACGGCGGATCCTCGCTCGCGGCTTTGCTGTCGATGTCCCCGGACTCGACCTCCGAGGATGTGGCCGAGGTCGACGAGGTCGTCGAGGGGTTGCCGCCCCGCCTCCAAGAGATCGTGCGTCTGCGATTTGGGCTCCAGGATGGCCGCCCCCTGACGCTTCGGGAAGTGGGCGGCCGGCTCCACATCAGCCGCGAGCGCGTGCGGCAGCTTGAACGGCAAGCGCTGAAGAGGATTCGTGAGCACCGGGTCGCTTAA
- a CDS encoding universal stress protein yields MMRILVATDGSPHAIGAAKLTARLVRELREAEVVLVNVGHIPTIAMGSPGEVYVDLGALEEGMRQAGEAILGESGKAFAGVDARVSRVYREGDPAGEIIKAAKEHKADLIVMGSRGLGQIGGLILGSVSERVLHGAHAPVLIVR; encoded by the coding sequence ATGATGCGGATTCTCGTAGCGACCGATGGTTCGCCGCACGCGATCGGAGCGGCGAAATTGACGGCGCGCCTTGTCCGTGAGCTGCGGGAGGCGGAAGTGGTCCTTGTCAACGTGGGTCATATCCCCACGATCGCGATGGGCAGTCCCGGCGAGGTGTACGTCGATCTTGGGGCACTGGAAGAGGGGATGCGGCAGGCCGGCGAGGCGATTCTTGGCGAGAGTGGGAAGGCGTTCGCCGGCGTTGACGCTCGCGTAAGTCGTGTTTACCGTGAAGGAGACCCCGCAGGCGAGATTATCAAGGCGGCCAAGGAACACAAAGCGGATCTCATCGTCATGGGGAGTCGCGGCCTTGGGCAGATCGGTGGACTGATCCTCGGGAGCGTGAGCGAACGGGTCCTGCATGGGGCGCACGCTCCCGTCCTGATTGTTCGCTAG